In the genome of Mycteria americana isolate JAX WOST 10 ecotype Jacksonville Zoo and Gardens chromosome 7, USCA_MyAme_1.0, whole genome shotgun sequence, one region contains:
- the DTYMK gene encoding thymidylate kinase isoform X2, translating into MAGRRGALIVLEGVDRAGKSTQGRRLVEALRAAGYRADLLRFPERTTEIGRLISSYLVKEKNLEDHTVHLLFSANRWEHVPLMKEKLHQGITLVVDRYAFSGVAFTSAKENFCLEWCKQPDIGLPKPDLILFLQLSPEEAAERGNFGNERYENSSFQEKVLQSFYHLMKDKTLNWKLSRRCRRTQIMDKSPLEAEDVHRFAK; encoded by the exons ATGGCGGGCAGGCGCGGGGCGCTGATCGTGCTGGAGGGGGTGGACCGTGCCGGGAAGAGCACGCAGGGCCGCCGGCTGGTGGAGGCGCTGCGGGCCGCCGGCTACCGCGCCGATCTCCTCCGCTTCCCGG AGAGAACAACGGAGATCGGGCGGCTGATCAGCTCCTACCTGGTGAAGGAGAAGAACCTGGAGGACCACACGGTTCACCTGCTCTTCTCCGCTAACCGCTGGGAACATGT ACCGTTGATGAAAGAGAAACTACATCAAGGGATCACACTTGTGGTTGACAGATATGCCTTTTCTGGAGTGGCCTTCACAAGTGCCAAAGAG AACTTCTGCTTGGAGTGGTGCAAACAGCCTGACATTGGACTCCCAAAGCCCGATCTGATTCTGTTTCTTCAGTTAAGTCCAGAGGAAGCAGCGGAGCGAGGGAACTTTGGAAATGAACGTTATGAGAACAGCTCCTTCCAAGAGAAAGTTCTACAGTCCTTCTATCATCTGATGAAGGACAAGACATTAAACTGGAAG CTTTCACGCAGATGTAGGAGGACACAGATTATGGATAAGTCTCCACTAGAAGCTGAAGATGTACACAGATTTGCCAAGTGA
- the ATG4B gene encoding cysteine protease ATG4B isoform X3: MDAATLTYDTLRFEYEDFPETKEPVWILGRKYSVFTEKEKILLDVTSRLWFTYRKNFPAIGGTGPTSDTGWGCMLRCGQMIFAQALVCRHLGRDWRWIKGKRQMDNYFNVLNAFIDKKDSYYSIHQIAQMGVGEGKSIGQWYGPNTVAQVLKKLAAFDTWSSLAVHIAMDNTVVMEEIRRLCQSNFVCAGAAACPAVESDVLYNGYPEEAGVRDRLSLWKPLVLLIPLRLGLTEINEAYIETLKHCFMMPQSLGVIGGKPNSAHYFIGYVGEELIYLDPHTTQPAVEPNDSGCLPDESFHCQHPPCRMSIAELDPSIAVGFFCNTEEDFNDWCQQIKKLSLVRGALPMFELVERQPSHFSNPDVLNLTPDSSDADRLERFFDSEDEDFEILSL, from the exons ATGGACGCAG CTACTCTTACCTATGACACTCTCAGGTTCGAATATGAAGACTTCCCTGAAACCAAAGAACCCGTTTGGATCCTTGGCCGGAAATACAGTGTTTTTACAG agaaagaaaagatcctGTTGGATGTGACCTCTCGGCTTTGGTTCACCTACAGAAAGAACTTCCCTGCTATCG GAGGAACCGGTCCCACATCTGATACAGGCTGGGGCTGTATGTTGCGGTGTGGCCAGATGATCTTTGCTCAGGCCTTGGTCTGCAGGCATTTGGGAAGAG ACTGGAGGTGGATAAAAGGGAAGAGGCAGATGGATAATTACTTCAATGTTCTTAATGCCTTCATTGACAAAAAAGACAGCTACTACTCCATTCACCAGATAG cccagatGGGAGTTGGAGAGGGAAAATCCATAGGTCAGTGGTATGGACCAAACACAGTCGCACAAGTGCTCAA AAAACTTGCAGCTTTTGATACATGGAGTTCACTGGCAGTACATATAGCCATGGACAACACAGTAGTGATGGAAGAAATCC GGCGGTTGTGCCAGTCCAACTTCGTgtgtgctggagctgcagcatGCCCTGCTGTGGAGTCAGATGTACTCTATAACGGGTACCCAGAGGAAGCAGGGGTTAGAGATAGGCTCTCACTGTGGAAACCATTGGTGCTGCTGATACCTCTCCGCCTTGGGCTCACAGAGATCAATGAAGCCTATATTGAAACACTAAAG CACTGCTTCATGATGCCTCAGTCCCTGGGAGTGATCGGAGGGAAACCAAACAGTGCTCACTACTTCATTGGCTATGTAG GTGAGGAACTCATTTACCTGGATCCCCACACTACGCAGCCTGCAGTGGAGCCCAATGACAGCGGCTGTCTCCCTGATGAAAGCTTCCACTGCCAGCACCCTCCCTGCAGAATGAGCATTGCCGAGCTCGACCCCTCCATTGCGGTG ggctttttctGCAACACAGAGGAGGACTTTAACGATTGGTGCCAGCAAATCAAAAAG CTGTCCCTGGTAAGAGGTGCGCTGCCAATGTTCGAACTGGTTGAACGCCAGCCGTCGCATTTCTCCAACCCTGATGTCCTGAATCTCACACCAG acTCCTCCGATGCCGACAGATTGGAAAGGTTCTTTGACTCAGAAGATGAAGACTTCGAAATCCTATCCCTTtga
- the ATG4B gene encoding cysteine protease ATG4B isoform X2 — MDAATLTYDTLRFEYEDFPETKEPVWILGRKYSVFTEKEKILLDVTSRLWFTYRKNFPAIGGTGPTSDTGWGCMLRCGQMIFAQALVCRHLGRDWRWIKGKRQMDNYFNVLNAFIDKKDSYYSIHQIAQMGVGEGKSIGQWYGPNTVAQVLKKLAAFDTWSSLAVHIAMDNTVVMEEIRRLCQSNFVCAGAAACPAVESDVLYNGYPEEAGVRDRLSLWKPLVLLIPLRLGLTEINEAYIETLKHCFMMPQSLGVIGGKPNSAHYFIGYVGEELIYLDPHTTQPAVEPNDSGCLPDESFHCQHPPCRMSIAELDPSIAVGFFCNTEEDFNDWCQQIKKLSLVRGALPMFELVERQPSHFSNPDVLNLTPGEATWGGRAKDSSDADRLERFFDSEDEDFEILSL; from the exons ATGGACGCAG CTACTCTTACCTATGACACTCTCAGGTTCGAATATGAAGACTTCCCTGAAACCAAAGAACCCGTTTGGATCCTTGGCCGGAAATACAGTGTTTTTACAG agaaagaaaagatcctGTTGGATGTGACCTCTCGGCTTTGGTTCACCTACAGAAAGAACTTCCCTGCTATCG GAGGAACCGGTCCCACATCTGATACAGGCTGGGGCTGTATGTTGCGGTGTGGCCAGATGATCTTTGCTCAGGCCTTGGTCTGCAGGCATTTGGGAAGAG ACTGGAGGTGGATAAAAGGGAAGAGGCAGATGGATAATTACTTCAATGTTCTTAATGCCTTCATTGACAAAAAAGACAGCTACTACTCCATTCACCAGATAG cccagatGGGAGTTGGAGAGGGAAAATCCATAGGTCAGTGGTATGGACCAAACACAGTCGCACAAGTGCTCAA AAAACTTGCAGCTTTTGATACATGGAGTTCACTGGCAGTACATATAGCCATGGACAACACAGTAGTGATGGAAGAAATCC GGCGGTTGTGCCAGTCCAACTTCGTgtgtgctggagctgcagcatGCCCTGCTGTGGAGTCAGATGTACTCTATAACGGGTACCCAGAGGAAGCAGGGGTTAGAGATAGGCTCTCACTGTGGAAACCATTGGTGCTGCTGATACCTCTCCGCCTTGGGCTCACAGAGATCAATGAAGCCTATATTGAAACACTAAAG CACTGCTTCATGATGCCTCAGTCCCTGGGAGTGATCGGAGGGAAACCAAACAGTGCTCACTACTTCATTGGCTATGTAG GTGAGGAACTCATTTACCTGGATCCCCACACTACGCAGCCTGCAGTGGAGCCCAATGACAGCGGCTGTCTCCCTGATGAAAGCTTCCACTGCCAGCACCCTCCCTGCAGAATGAGCATTGCCGAGCTCGACCCCTCCATTGCGGTG ggctttttctGCAACACAGAGGAGGACTTTAACGATTGGTGCCAGCAAATCAAAAAG CTGTCCCTGGTAAGAGGTGCGCTGCCAATGTTCGAACTGGTTGAACGCCAGCCGTCGCATTTCTCCAACCCTGATGTCCTGAATCTCACACCAGGTGAGGCCACGTGGGGAGGTAGAGCTAAGG acTCCTCCGATGCCGACAGATTGGAAAGGTTCTTTGACTCAGAAGATGAAGACTTCGAAATCCTATCCCTTtga
- the ATG4B gene encoding cysteine protease ATG4B isoform X1 encodes MDAATLTYDTLRFEYEDFPETKEPVWILGRKYSVFTEKEKILLDVTSRLWFTYRKNFPAIGGTGPTSDTGWGCMLRCGQMIFAQALVCRHLGRDWRWIKGKRQMDNYFNVLNAFIDKKDSYYSIHQIAQMGVGEGKSIGQWYGPNTVAQVLKKLAAFDTWSSLAVHIAMDNTVVMEEIRRLCQSNFVCAGAAACPAVESDVLYNGYPEEAGVRDRLSLWKPLVLLIPLRLGLTEINEAYIETLKHCFMMPQSLGVIGGKPNSAHYFIGYVGEELIYLDPHTTQPAVEPNDSGCLPDESFHCQHPPCRMSIAELDPSIAVGFFCNTEEDFNDWCQQIKKLSLVRGALPMFELVERQPSHFSNPDVLNLTPGDKEPLTASAKRNSSDADRLERFFDSEDEDFEILSL; translated from the exons ATGGACGCAG CTACTCTTACCTATGACACTCTCAGGTTCGAATATGAAGACTTCCCTGAAACCAAAGAACCCGTTTGGATCCTTGGCCGGAAATACAGTGTTTTTACAG agaaagaaaagatcctGTTGGATGTGACCTCTCGGCTTTGGTTCACCTACAGAAAGAACTTCCCTGCTATCG GAGGAACCGGTCCCACATCTGATACAGGCTGGGGCTGTATGTTGCGGTGTGGCCAGATGATCTTTGCTCAGGCCTTGGTCTGCAGGCATTTGGGAAGAG ACTGGAGGTGGATAAAAGGGAAGAGGCAGATGGATAATTACTTCAATGTTCTTAATGCCTTCATTGACAAAAAAGACAGCTACTACTCCATTCACCAGATAG cccagatGGGAGTTGGAGAGGGAAAATCCATAGGTCAGTGGTATGGACCAAACACAGTCGCACAAGTGCTCAA AAAACTTGCAGCTTTTGATACATGGAGTTCACTGGCAGTACATATAGCCATGGACAACACAGTAGTGATGGAAGAAATCC GGCGGTTGTGCCAGTCCAACTTCGTgtgtgctggagctgcagcatGCCCTGCTGTGGAGTCAGATGTACTCTATAACGGGTACCCAGAGGAAGCAGGGGTTAGAGATAGGCTCTCACTGTGGAAACCATTGGTGCTGCTGATACCTCTCCGCCTTGGGCTCACAGAGATCAATGAAGCCTATATTGAAACACTAAAG CACTGCTTCATGATGCCTCAGTCCCTGGGAGTGATCGGAGGGAAACCAAACAGTGCTCACTACTTCATTGGCTATGTAG GTGAGGAACTCATTTACCTGGATCCCCACACTACGCAGCCTGCAGTGGAGCCCAATGACAGCGGCTGTCTCCCTGATGAAAGCTTCCACTGCCAGCACCCTCCCTGCAGAATGAGCATTGCCGAGCTCGACCCCTCCATTGCGGTG ggctttttctGCAACACAGAGGAGGACTTTAACGATTGGTGCCAGCAAATCAAAAAG CTGTCCCTGGTAAGAGGTGCGCTGCCAATGTTCGAACTGGTTGAACGCCAGCCGTCGCATTTCTCCAACCCTGATGTCCTGAATCTCACACCAG GAGATAAAGAGCCATTGACAGCTTCTGCCAAGAGGA acTCCTCCGATGCCGACAGATTGGAAAGGTTCTTTGACTCAGAAGATGAAGACTTCGAAATCCTATCCCTTtga
- the DTYMK gene encoding thymidylate kinase isoform X3, which produces MAGRRGALIVLEGVDRAGKSTQGRRLVEALRAAGYRADLLRFPERTTEIGRLISSYLVKEKNLEDHTVHLLFSANRWEHVPLMKEKLHQGITLVVDRYAFSGVAFTSAKELSPEEAAERGNFGNERYENSSFQEKVLQSFYHLMKDKTLNWKIMDASKSIEDLHREIKSVAEETMQEVQNKPLGELWK; this is translated from the exons ATGGCGGGCAGGCGCGGGGCGCTGATCGTGCTGGAGGGGGTGGACCGTGCCGGGAAGAGCACGCAGGGCCGCCGGCTGGTGGAGGCGCTGCGGGCCGCCGGCTACCGCGCCGATCTCCTCCGCTTCCCGG AGAGAACAACGGAGATCGGGCGGCTGATCAGCTCCTACCTGGTGAAGGAGAAGAACCTGGAGGACCACACGGTTCACCTGCTCTTCTCCGCTAACCGCTGGGAACATGT ACCGTTGATGAAAGAGAAACTACATCAAGGGATCACACTTGTGGTTGACAGATATGCCTTTTCTGGAGTGGCCTTCACAAGTGCCAAAGAG TTAAGTCCAGAGGAAGCAGCGGAGCGAGGGAACTTTGGAAATGAACGTTATGAGAACAGCTCCTTCCAAGAGAAAGTTCTACAGTCCTTCTATCATCTGATGAAGGACAAGACATTAAACTGGAAG ATAATGGATGCTTCAAAGAGCATAGAAGACTTGCACAGAGAAATCAAGTCTGTTGCAGAGGAAACCATGCAGGAGGTTCAGAATAAACCCTTAGGAGAACTCTGGAAATAA
- the DTYMK gene encoding thymidylate kinase isoform X1 yields MAGRRGALIVLEGVDRAGKSTQGRRLVEALRAAGYRADLLRFPERTTEIGRLISSYLVKEKNLEDHTVHLLFSANRWEHVPLMKEKLHQGITLVVDRYAFSGVAFTSAKENFCLEWCKQPDIGLPKPDLILFLQLSPEEAAERGNFGNERYENSSFQEKVLQSFYHLMKDKTLNWKIMDASKSIEDLHREIKSVAEETMQEVQNKPLGELWK; encoded by the exons ATGGCGGGCAGGCGCGGGGCGCTGATCGTGCTGGAGGGGGTGGACCGTGCCGGGAAGAGCACGCAGGGCCGCCGGCTGGTGGAGGCGCTGCGGGCCGCCGGCTACCGCGCCGATCTCCTCCGCTTCCCGG AGAGAACAACGGAGATCGGGCGGCTGATCAGCTCCTACCTGGTGAAGGAGAAGAACCTGGAGGACCACACGGTTCACCTGCTCTTCTCCGCTAACCGCTGGGAACATGT ACCGTTGATGAAAGAGAAACTACATCAAGGGATCACACTTGTGGTTGACAGATATGCCTTTTCTGGAGTGGCCTTCACAAGTGCCAAAGAG AACTTCTGCTTGGAGTGGTGCAAACAGCCTGACATTGGACTCCCAAAGCCCGATCTGATTCTGTTTCTTCAGTTAAGTCCAGAGGAAGCAGCGGAGCGAGGGAACTTTGGAAATGAACGTTATGAGAACAGCTCCTTCCAAGAGAAAGTTCTACAGTCCTTCTATCATCTGATGAAGGACAAGACATTAAACTGGAAG ATAATGGATGCTTCAAAGAGCATAGAAGACTTGCACAGAGAAATCAAGTCTGTTGCAGAGGAAACCATGCAGGAGGTTCAGAATAAACCCTTAGGAGAACTCTGGAAATAA